A part of Acidimicrobiales bacterium genomic DNA contains:
- a CDS encoding NUDIX hydrolase, whose product MTGPPTGDTTVEVPRVPASAGALVFDRLGRLLVLKPTYKSAWTVPGGQMEADGETPWEACRREVREESGLAVDAGRLVCVDFLRPRPGKPGGMRFLFDCGVVDDRALGAVVVPADEISEYRLVPVEEALSMLSGPLRRRVGASIGASGFVYLEDGRPVARADGEEVG is encoded by the coding sequence GTGACCGGCCCGCCCACCGGGGACACGACGGTCGAGGTCCCCCGCGTCCCCGCCTCGGCGGGGGCGCTCGTCTTCGACCGTCTCGGTCGGCTGCTCGTCCTGAAGCCCACCTACAAGAGCGCCTGGACGGTGCCCGGCGGCCAGATGGAGGCCGACGGCGAGACACCGTGGGAGGCGTGCCGGCGCGAGGTGCGAGAGGAGAGCGGCCTCGCCGTCGACGCCGGCCGGCTGGTGTGCGTCGACTTCCTCCGCCCCCGGCCCGGGAAGCCGGGCGGCATGCGCTTCCTGTTCGACTGCGGCGTCGTCGACGACCGGGCGCTCGGGGCCGTCGTCGTCCCGGCGGACGAGATCTCCGAGTACCGCCTCGTGCCCGTCGAGGAGGCGCTCTCCATGCTGAGCGGTCCCCTCCGACGCCGGGTCGGGGCGTCGATCGGGGCGTCCGGCTTCGTCTACCTCGAGGACGGCCGCCCCGTCGCCCGGGCCGAC
- a CDS encoding VOC family protein: MGVTLSHLGICVSDLDRSVRFYCDGLGFELVQSHTVGDEFGRLMELEDVVLQSRFVRRDGVSVELLHFDSPGTSGEPVRRPMNQLGITHLSLRVDDLDDVAATIESFGGTVLTGTRTTFGSTDASLDFVYCTDPDGVRIELMRLPG, encoded by the coding sequence GTGGGAGTCACGCTCTCGCACCTGGGGATCTGCGTGTCCGACCTCGACCGGTCGGTCCGGTTCTACTGCGACGGGCTCGGGTTCGAGCTCGTGCAGTCGCACACCGTGGGTGACGAATTCGGGCGGCTCATGGAGCTCGAGGACGTCGTCCTCCAGTCGCGCTTCGTCCGCCGCGACGGGGTGAGCGTGGAGCTGCTGCACTTCGACTCGCCCGGGACATCGGGCGAGCCGGTGCGCCGGCCGATGAACCAGCTCGGGATCACCCACCTGTCGCTGCGGGTCGACGACCTCGACGACGTGGCCGCCACCATCGAGTCCTTCGGGGGGACGGTGCTCACGGGCACCCGCACCACCTTCGGGTCGACCGACGCCTCCCTCGACTTCGTCTACTGCACCGACCCCGACGGCGTGCGCATCGAGTTGATGCGCCTACCCGGCTGA
- a CDS encoding nuclear transport factor 2 family protein, producing MTTADDGQSARVIENLIARYAELVDGGDFGGLGSLLADAHFGGEGDNVVAGREAIEKTFRAMVRTYEDGTPRTKHVTTNIIVEVDDDAGSATSRSYVTVFQALPGLPLQPIVAGRYRDRFERRDGRWRFVERRFTTDLVGDVSRHLRVGPEILNR from the coding sequence ATGACCACAGCGGACGACGGACAGAGCGCGCGCGTCATCGAGAACCTGATCGCGCGGTACGCCGAGCTCGTGGACGGCGGCGACTTCGGGGGGTTGGGGTCGCTGCTCGCCGATGCCCACTTCGGGGGGGAGGGCGACAACGTCGTCGCCGGCCGCGAAGCCATCGAGAAGACCTTCCGGGCCATGGTCCGCACGTACGAGGACGGCACACCCCGTACCAAGCACGTGACCACCAACATCATCGTCGAGGTGGACGACGACGCAGGGTCGGCGACCTCCCGTTCGTACGTCACGGTGTTCCAGGCGCTGCCCGGCCTGCCGCTCCAGCCCATCGTGGCGGGCCGCTACCGCGACCGGTTCGAGCGTCGCGACGGTCGGTGGCGATTCGTGGAGCGGCGTTTCACCACGGACCTCGTCGGGGACGTGAGCCGTCACCTCCGCGTCGGGCCGGAGATCCTCAACAGGTAG
- a CDS encoding methyltransferase domain-containing protein, whose translation MRRAVYDGIGRVYARHRRPDPRIAVQIARALGDARTVVDVGAGTGSYEPVDARVVAVDPSPVMVAQRTDRAPVVRAVAEHLPFGDGAFDAAMAVLTIHHWSDVAGGLCEMARTARRVVVLTFDPVVHSSFWLFTDYLPEVNALPVARVVGPDVVADTIGAARVEVVPVPADCVDGFNWAYWRRPEAYLDPEVRACMSGLALLPPGLVDERMARLASDLRDGSWHERHGDLLGLDAVDGGLRLVVRD comes from the coding sequence GTGCGCAGGGCGGTCTACGACGGGATCGGCCGGGTCTACGCCCGTCATCGCCGGCCCGACCCGCGCATCGCCGTGCAGATCGCCCGAGCGCTCGGCGACGCCCGGACCGTCGTAGACGTCGGCGCCGGGACCGGGTCCTACGAGCCGGTCGACGCGCGGGTCGTCGCGGTCGACCCTTCACCGGTGATGGTGGCACAGCGGACCGACCGGGCACCGGTGGTGCGAGCCGTGGCCGAGCACCTGCCGTTCGGCGACGGCGCCTTCGACGCGGCCATGGCCGTGCTGACGATCCATCACTGGTCCGATGTCGCTGGCGGCCTGTGCGAGATGGCCCGCACCGCCCGCCGCGTCGTCGTCCTCACCTTCGACCCGGTGGTGCACTCGTCGTTCTGGTTGTTCACCGACTACCTGCCCGAGGTCAACGCGCTGCCCGTGGCTCGCGTCGTGGGCCCCGACGTGGTGGCCGACACGATCGGCGCGGCGCGCGTCGAGGTCGTCCCGGTCCCCGCCGACTGCGTCGACGGGTTCAACTGGGCCTACTGGCGCCGGCCCGAGGCCTACCTCGACCCCGAGGTGCGCGCCTGCATGTCGGGCCTCGCCCTTCTCCCTCCGGGCCTGGTGGACGAGCGCATGGCCCGCCTGGCGTCGGACCTCCGCGACGGGTCGTGGCACGAGCGCCACGGCGACCTGCTCGGCCTCGACGCCGTCGACGGCGGACTGCGGCTCGTGGTCCGGGACTGA
- a CDS encoding GNAT family N-acetyltransferase has translation MLASLGPDQVVGRAFATDLGAVPVSTVPVAVMAALGAGVVGDRVPRPAARWATMVRVPSVRAMESDDVAACESLWHDAFHAMRVAYHLPVAAIGDAEHEQARRHMALVRDTDPGGSWVALQRDEIVGFTQALRRDDLWVLSLLAVALAHQGRGVARTLLDRALSYGDPSSPGMIMSSRHPAALHRYVQAGFALHPTVAARGVVRRSGLKAGTTVQVGGPGDLETVAHVDRRLRGASHGPEMRLMLDEGAQLLVVPGRGYALARPGGVRVMGAVDDETAGALLAAALAVSPEGTVVDVNWITGAQQWAIRVCSDLGLELHPVGAVMVRGRPGPLAPYLPSGAYG, from the coding sequence GTGCTGGCCTCCTTGGGCCCCGACCAGGTGGTGGGGCGCGCGTTCGCCACCGACCTGGGTGCCGTGCCGGTCTCCACCGTCCCGGTGGCGGTGATGGCGGCGTTGGGGGCGGGCGTCGTAGGGGACCGGGTGCCGCGCCCGGCAGCCCGCTGGGCCACCATGGTGCGCGTGCCGAGCGTGCGCGCCATGGAATCGGACGACGTCGCCGCCTGCGAGTCGCTGTGGCACGACGCCTTCCACGCCATGCGGGTCGCGTACCACCTCCCCGTCGCCGCCATCGGGGACGCCGAGCACGAACAGGCCCGCCGGCACATGGCCCTGGTGCGCGATACCGACCCGGGCGGATCGTGGGTGGCGCTGCAGCGGGACGAGATCGTCGGCTTCACCCAGGCCCTGCGGCGCGACGACCTCTGGGTGCTGTCGCTGTTGGCCGTGGCCCTCGCCCACCAGGGGAGGGGCGTGGCCCGCACACTGCTCGATCGGGCGCTCTCCTACGGCGACCCCTCGAGCCCCGGGATGATCATGTCGTCGCGGCATCCCGCCGCCCTGCACCGCTACGTACAGGCCGGCTTCGCCCTGCACCCCACGGTGGCCGCCCGCGGCGTGGTCCGTCGGTCGGGGCTCAAGGCCGGCACCACCGTCCAGGTCGGGGGCCCCGGGGACCTCGAGACCGTCGCCCATGTCGACCGCCGCCTGCGGGGCGCGTCCCACGGGCCCGAGATGCGACTGATGCTCGACGAGGGTGCGCAGCTCCTCGTGGTGCCCGGCCGCGGTTACGCCCTGGCTCGCCCTGGAGGGGTGCGGGTCATGGGGGCGGTCGACGACGAGACGGCCGGAGCGCTGTTGGCGGCCGCGCTGGCGGTGTCGCCCGAGGGAACCGTCGTGGACGTCAATTGGATCACGGGCGCGCAACAGTGGGCGATCCGGGTGTGCTCGGACCTCGGCCTCGAGCTGCACCCGGTGGGGGCCGTCATGGTGCGCGGGCGGCCCGGGCCGCTCGCGCCCTACCTGCCGAGCGGCGCGTACGGCTGA
- a CDS encoding patatin-like phospholipase family protein produces the protein MLGSVVDIFRLRQYFDVLVRVRQVGRAVREDTGFLDLVRRSMLPLPVDRPRPVDTRPFATARRHPLPALGRRRIGLVATGGSGALASVVGVSRAFEEAGLRPAVFSLCSGSALFGFPLAAGIPAADVAAFSCSLRPSDYVDVDWRKLAALVPTAARGFAGLLRGERLEQSYRHLLGDMRLGDMPVPAYAPIWNVEENRVAFIGPRTQPDMPVARAVRMAVSLPLFFDPVALDGGSWCDGGIVDIFPVHPVLDFEPPCDAVIAVNGFYPPGFAGEDQTGWRDRPLSILDVAAQVRTSQQAQLARENLARLAACTEVHMIEPVAYDVVMGLGFYRQFLSTEDWALFMRAGRDEAWSVLRRMAAAGTPRGAGGVAVPAAQPYAPLGR, from the coding sequence GTGCTCGGCTCCGTGGTCGACATCTTCCGGCTCCGGCAGTACTTCGACGTCCTGGTGCGCGTCCGCCAGGTGGGGCGGGCGGTGCGCGAGGACACGGGGTTCCTCGACCTCGTCCGGCGCTCGATGCTCCCCCTCCCCGTCGACCGGCCCCGCCCCGTCGACACCAGGCCGTTCGCGACCGCCCGTCGCCACCCGCTGCCGGCCCTCGGGCGGCGCCGGATCGGCCTGGTGGCCACCGGTGGGAGCGGCGCGCTGGCCTCGGTGGTCGGCGTCAGCCGCGCCTTCGAGGAGGCCGGGCTGCGCCCCGCCGTCTTCTCCCTGTGCTCGGGCTCGGCGCTCTTCGGGTTCCCGCTGGCGGCGGGCATCCCGGCCGCCGACGTGGCCGCCTTCTCGTGCTCGCTGCGCCCGTCGGACTACGTCGACGTCGACTGGCGCAAGCTCGCCGCCCTCGTGCCCACCGCGGCCCGGGGCTTCGCGGGCCTGTTGCGAGGAGAGCGCCTCGAGCAGAGCTACCGCCACCTGCTGGGCGACATGCGCCTGGGTGACATGCCCGTGCCCGCCTACGCACCCATCTGGAACGTCGAGGAGAACCGCGTGGCGTTCATCGGCCCCCGGACGCAGCCGGACATGCCGGTCGCCCGGGCGGTGCGCATGGCGGTGTCGCTCCCCTTGTTCTTCGACCCCGTGGCCCTCGACGGGGGCTCGTGGTGCGACGGGGGCATCGTCGACATCTTCCCCGTCCACCCCGTCCTCGACTTCGAGCCCCCCTGCGACGCCGTGATCGCCGTCAACGGCTTCTACCCGCCCGGCTTCGCGGGCGAGGACCAGACCGGCTGGCGCGACCGGCCCCTGTCCATCCTGGACGTCGCCGCGCAGGTGCGCACCAGCCAGCAGGCGCAGCTGGCACGGGAGAACCTGGCGCGGCTGGCAGCCTGCACCGAGGTCCACATGATCGAGCCGGTGGCCTACGACGTGGTGATGGGGCTCGGCTTCTACCGGCAATTCCTCTCGACCGAGGACTGGGCCCTGTTCATGCGGGCCGGGCGGGACGAGGCGTGGAGCGTCCTGCGCCGCATGGCCGCCGCGGGCACGCCCCGCGGCGCCGGTGGTGTGGCGGTCCCGGCGGCTCAGCCGTACGCGCCGCTCGGCAGGTAG
- a CDS encoding cytochrome P450, protein MDLGDVDLTDLDLFTGGFPDDVFVQLRHEAPVWWHEATAHTPDGTGFWVVSRHGDILDVTGDAETFSSERAPGAAAGGTIIEDLPYGFASGVLLNMMDDPRHHRIRRLVTPAVAPRALAALEPELRARTAAILDGVAAHGRCDFLVDVAVELPLQAIAMLMGVPEQDRHDLMAWTNATLTYDDRELGARSAGSEDAAAAMAAYGSALVARKRAEGGDDIVATVARATVDVDVDVDGSDDGIAGRGTRSAPLSDLELLMFFNLLIAAGSETTRNAIALGMAALIEHPDQWELLRSDPAALAPGVEEILRWSSPTLYNRRTATRDVEVAGRQVRAGDKVTLWWASANRDESVFDDPFRFDVRRTPNPHLAFGYRSHFCLGANLARLEIRIMLEELLARFDRLSLDGPVERFRTNKHAGVKHMDVVLHPRSPGPAPATTPTTPTTGTTSTTEGRRHGR, encoded by the coding sequence ATGGATCTCGGGGATGTCGACCTCACCGACCTCGACCTGTTCACCGGCGGCTTCCCCGACGACGTGTTCGTGCAGCTGCGGCACGAGGCGCCCGTGTGGTGGCACGAAGCCACGGCCCACACGCCCGACGGCACCGGTTTCTGGGTGGTGAGCCGTCACGGCGACATCCTCGACGTCACCGGCGACGCCGAGACGTTCTCGTCGGAGCGCGCCCCGGGCGCCGCCGCCGGCGGCACCATCATCGAGGACCTGCCCTACGGGTTCGCCTCCGGCGTGCTCCTCAACATGATGGACGACCCCCGGCACCACCGGATCCGGCGCCTCGTGACCCCGGCGGTGGCGCCGCGGGCGCTGGCCGCGCTCGAGCCCGAGCTGCGGGCCCGGACGGCCGCCATCCTCGACGGTGTGGCCGCACACGGGCGGTGCGACTTCCTGGTCGACGTGGCCGTGGAGCTCCCGCTGCAGGCCATCGCCATGCTGATGGGCGTGCCCGAGCAGGACCGCCACGACCTCATGGCATGGACGAACGCCACACTCACCTACGACGACCGCGAGCTCGGTGCCCGCAGCGCTGGCTCGGAGGACGCGGCCGCCGCCATGGCCGCCTACGGCAGCGCGCTGGTGGCGCGCAAACGGGCCGAGGGCGGTGACGACATCGTCGCCACCGTGGCACGAGCCACCGTCGACGTCGACGTCGACGTCGACGGCAGCGACGACGGCATCGCCGGTCGCGGTACCCGGTCGGCGCCGTTGTCGGACCTCGAGCTGCTCATGTTCTTCAACCTCCTCATCGCCGCCGGCAGCGAGACGACGCGCAACGCCATCGCCCTGGGCATGGCGGCGTTGATCGAGCACCCCGACCAGTGGGAGCTGCTCCGATCCGACCCCGCCGCGCTGGCGCCGGGCGTCGAGGAGATCCTGCGGTGGTCGAGCCCCACCCTCTACAACCGGCGCACGGCCACCCGTGACGTCGAGGTGGCGGGCCGACAGGTCCGTGCCGGCGACAAGGTGACGCTGTGGTGGGCGTCGGCCAACCGCGACGAGTCGGTGTTCGACGACCCGTTCCGCTTCGACGTCCGGCGCACACCCAACCCCCATCTGGCCTTCGGCTACCGCAGCCATTTCTGCCTGGGGGCGAACCTGGCCCGCCTCGAGATCCGCATCATGCTCGAGGAGCTGCTGGCGCGTTTCGACCGGCTCTCGCTCGACGGGCCGGTGGAGCGGTTCCGGACGAACAAGCACGCCGGCGTGAAGCACATGGACGTGGTGCTGCACCCCCGGAGTCCGGGCCCCGCGCCGGCCACGACGCCGACGACGCCGACGACCGGGACGACATCGACGACGGAAGGGAGGCGGCATGGCCGGTGA
- a CDS encoding nuclear transport factor 2 family protein, which produces MAGEGGSVVERYLDRLVAHDWAALATCLADDVVRVGPFGDTYTPRDAYVAFLSELMPSLPGYSMRVERVVTTGRVTVVELSETVEMAGTPVHTPEALVFDVDEDGRIAHIAIYIQRLGEVPRAP; this is translated from the coding sequence ATGGCCGGTGAGGGTGGCAGCGTGGTGGAGCGCTACCTGGACCGTCTGGTGGCGCACGACTGGGCCGCCCTGGCGACGTGCCTGGCCGACGACGTGGTGCGCGTGGGCCCCTTCGGCGACACCTACACACCGAGAGATGCCTACGTGGCCTTCCTGTCCGAGCTCATGCCGTCGCTGCCGGGCTACTCCATGCGGGTCGAGCGGGTCGTCACGACCGGGCGCGTGACGGTGGTGGAGCTCTCCGAGACCGTGGAGATGGCCGGGACGCCGGTCCACACCCCCGAGGCGCTGGTCTTCGACGTCGACGAGGACGGGCGCATCGCCCACATCGCCATCTACATCCAGCGCCTCGGTGAGGTGCCCCGAGCGCCGTAG
- a CDS encoding ABC transporter substrate-binding protein, producing the protein MADEAGTTAPILVGVLYDFPQADGGALFEDAVRVGLDEVAATGRLDRPVELVARHARGLPAGTAHDVERAFAELVDTGVLAVLGPSISDNGLIVGPLADARGVPCINYTGGERTRGEFMYHYQVGSLEEEPAVLARHLVRAGHGSVAVAHDHSPVGRRYAEFFAEACGALGIDITGVAAVSPLAQDVSPTVRRLRAGGPEVLTYLGLGVAARAVALGVVSDGWDVPVVANSALMFGYARRDWRAGWEGWVYVDSVSDDNAARAALRERSPRSAAGPIGVAAYDMGRLIGEAVARAAHLTRQGIKDGLERVKQLPASSGMDGTTMGFGHYDHAALKGRYLVLRRWSDGRTVQVEEQ; encoded by the coding sequence ATGGCCGACGAGGCAGGCACCACGGCACCGATCCTGGTCGGCGTGCTCTACGACTTCCCCCAGGCCGACGGGGGGGCGCTCTTCGAGGACGCCGTACGCGTCGGCCTCGACGAGGTGGCCGCCACCGGCCGCCTCGACCGCCCCGTCGAGCTGGTGGCCCGCCACGCCCGGGGCCTGCCGGCGGGGACGGCCCACGACGTGGAGCGCGCCTTCGCCGAGCTCGTCGACACGGGCGTGCTGGCCGTGCTCGGGCCGTCGATCAGCGACAACGGGCTGATCGTGGGCCCCCTCGCCGACGCCCGCGGCGTGCCGTGCATCAACTACACCGGCGGCGAGCGCACGCGCGGGGAGTTCATGTACCACTACCAGGTGGGATCGCTCGAAGAGGAGCCCGCCGTCCTCGCCCGCCACCTGGTGCGCGCCGGGCACGGCAGCGTGGCCGTGGCCCATGACCACTCGCCGGTGGGCCGGCGCTACGCCGAGTTCTTCGCCGAGGCCTGCGGCGCCCTCGGCATCGACATCACCGGCGTGGCGGCGGTGTCGCCGCTGGCGCAGGACGTCTCGCCCACCGTGCGCCGGCTGCGGGCAGGCGGCCCCGAGGTCCTCACCTACCTCGGCCTGGGTGTGGCGGCCCGTGCGGTGGCGCTGGGGGTGGTAAGCGACGGCTGGGACGTGCCCGTGGTCGCCAACTCGGCGCTCATGTTCGGCTACGCCCGGCGCGACTGGCGCGCCGGCTGGGAGGGGTGGGTGTACGTCGACAGCGTGTCCGACGACAACGCCGCCCGGGCGGCGCTGCGCGAACGGTCGCCGCGCAGCGCGGCCGGCCCGATCGGCGTGGCCGCCTACGACATGGGCAGGCTGATCGGCGAGGCCGTGGCCCGCGCCGCCCACCTCACCCGCCAGGGGATCAAGGACGGGCTCGAACGGGTGAAGCAGCTCCCGGCGTCGAGCGGCATGGACGGCACCACCATGGGATTCGGCCACTACGACCACGCGGCGCTGAAGGGCCGGTACCTGGTGCTGCGGCGCTGGTCCGACGGCAGGACCGTGCAGGTCGAGGAGCAGTAG
- a CDS encoding thiolase family protein: MTAVDVAGVGIHPFGRFDGTSITDMGVAAVRDALRDAGVGKGGFQAAFCGTAYGGVASGHKVLSRLGMTGMPIVDVEAGCASGSAALMLAAGAIRAGAYDTVLVFGVEKMPRGMIRSSFFEPWQEEAGLGATPAYFALRAQRLMQTSGVTKDHLAAVVVKNRRHGTTNPNAMFRSEVEAAAVLGSRVVCEPLHLWMLCTPNEGAAAVVLTRPDDTRGRVRLDAAVLRSHVPGPVLSESTPMSGLADDGAPAATTLAATAAFEEAGLGPEDLDVVECQDTDAARELLSYEELGLCAPGGAAAMVDEGATVLGGRLPVNPSGGLLSKGEPLGASALGQVVELVHQLRGDAGANQVPGARVALAHTVGRGANAGVVVLSR; this comes from the coding sequence ATGACCGCCGTCGACGTCGCCGGGGTGGGCATCCATCCGTTCGGTCGGTTCGACGGGACGTCGATCACCGACATGGGCGTGGCCGCGGTGCGCGACGCCCTGCGCGACGCCGGCGTGGGCAAGGGCGGGTTCCAAGCGGCGTTCTGCGGCACCGCCTACGGCGGTGTGGCCTCGGGCCACAAGGTCCTGTCGCGCCTGGGCATGACCGGCATGCCCATCGTGGACGTCGAGGCCGGCTGCGCCAGCGGGAGCGCGGCGCTGATGCTCGCCGCCGGGGCGATCCGGGCCGGCGCCTACGACACCGTGCTCGTCTTCGGCGTCGAGAAGATGCCCAGGGGCATGATCCGGTCGTCGTTCTTCGAGCCGTGGCAGGAGGAGGCCGGGCTCGGCGCCACGCCCGCGTACTTCGCCCTGCGGGCGCAGCGGCTGATGCAGACGTCCGGGGTCACCAAGGACCACCTGGCGGCAGTGGTGGTGAAGAACCGGCGCCACGGCACGACCAACCCCAACGCCATGTTCCGCTCGGAGGTGGAGGCCGCCGCCGTCCTCGGGTCACGCGTCGTGTGCGAGCCCCTGCACCTGTGGATGCTCTGCACCCCCAACGAGGGCGCCGCCGCCGTCGTGCTCACCCGCCCCGACGACACGCGGGGGCGGGTGCGCCTCGACGCGGCCGTGCTCCGCTCGCACGTGCCCGGGCCGGTGCTGAGCGAGTCCACCCCGATGTCGGGCCTCGCCGACGACGGTGCGCCCGCCGCCACCACCCTGGCCGCCACGGCGGCCTTCGAGGAGGCGGGCCTCGGGCCCGAGGACCTCGACGTGGTGGAGTGCCAGGACACCGACGCGGCGCGCGAGCTGCTCTCGTACGAGGAGCTGGGACTGTGCGCGCCGGGCGGCGCGGCCGCCATGGTCGACGAGGGCGCCACCGTGCTCGGCGGGCGGCTCCCGGTGAACCCGAGCGGCGGCCTGCTGTCGAAGGGCGAGCCCCTGGGGGCCTCGGCGCTCGGACAGGTCGTCGAGCTCGTCCACCAGCTGCGCGGCGACGCCGGCGCCAACCAGGTGCCGGGGGCGCGCGTCGCCCTCGCCCACACCGTGGGCCGGGGCGCCAACGCCGGCGTGGTCGTCCTGTCGCGCTGA
- a CDS encoding Zn-ribbon domain-containing OB-fold protein encodes MGATAAAVPVTDGLFSAGDQPRLLGGRCAACGNHSFPRHDTCPYCAADGVAAVELSGTGRLWAWTAVTAAPPGYVGEVPYGFGVVELPEGLRVIGRLTEADPTRLRAGQEMVLVLATVRTADDGAPVVTYAFAPVGTS; translated from the coding sequence ATGGGAGCGACCGCGGCCGCCGTCCCCGTCACCGACGGCCTGTTCAGCGCCGGGGACCAGCCGCGCCTGCTCGGGGGGCGCTGCGCGGCGTGCGGGAACCACAGCTTCCCCCGGCACGACACGTGCCCGTACTGCGCCGCCGACGGCGTCGCCGCCGTGGAGCTGTCGGGCACCGGGCGCCTGTGGGCGTGGACGGCCGTGACGGCCGCTCCGCCGGGCTATGTCGGCGAGGTCCCCTACGGGTTCGGGGTGGTCGAGCTGCCCGAGGGGCTGCGCGTGATCGGCCGCCTGACCGAGGCCGACCCCACCCGGCTGCGCGCCGGTCAGGAGATGGTGCTCGTCCTCGCCACCGTGCGCACCGCCGACGACGGCGCGCCGGTCGTGACCTACGCCTTCGCGCCGGTGGGCACGTCATGA